Proteins from a genomic interval of Syngnathus typhle isolate RoL2023-S1 ecotype Sweden linkage group LG15, RoL_Styp_1.0, whole genome shotgun sequence:
- the pls3 gene encoding plastin-3, with amino-acid sequence MESLPRITIMSAFTKKSESVNSRSPPQHPPFSNPAGGDATAGRDKNSNYGLLRTRRGEDSTASWTKSGISGEPRADLLLTDHPQVNHTNMSGKISKDELEEIREMFGKIDLDHDGYINDYELHELLRETGHPQPGYKVREIIQQLDRNNDNKISFNEYIAIVNELKGSQIAKTFRKAINRKEGILAIGGTSELSSEGTQHSFSEEERFAFAKWINSALENDPDCQHVLPMDLNTDSLFTSVADGILLCKMINQSVPDTIDERTINKKKLTPFTIQENLNLALNSASAIGCHVVNIGALDLKAGKPHLVLGLLWQIIKIGLFADIELSRNEALAALLREGETLEDLMKLSPEELLLRWANFHLENAGQPKIKNFSSDIKDSRAYFHLLNQIAPKGDKEGQQAIDINMSGFSERDDMRRAEAMLTQADRLGCRQFVTAADVVSGNPKLNLAFVANLFNKYPALTKPENQDIDWNLLEGETREERTFRNWMNSLGVNPTVNHLYVDLQDAIIILQLYEKIKVDVDWNNKVNRPPYPKLGTNMKKLENCNYAVELGKFAKFSLVGIGGQDLNDGNATLTLAVVWQLMRRYTLNVLEDLGHGEKVNDEIIVKWVNKTLAEAGKRSKISSFKDKEISSSLAVLELIDAIQPNSINYDLVKTGHLSEDDKQENAKYAVSMARKIGARVYALPEDLVEVKPKMVMTVFACLMGRGMKRV; translated from the exons ATGGAGAGCCTGCCAAGGATTACGATCATGTCGGCCTTTACGAAAAAGAGCGAGTCGGTAAATAGCCGATCGCCGCCACAGCATCCTCCATTCAGCAATCCAGCGGGCGGTGACGCCACAGCAGGGCGGGACAAGAATTCCAACTACGGGCTACTTCGCACTCGACGTGGAGAAGACAGCACTGCGAGCTGGACGAAGTCTGGAATTTCAGGCGAACCGAGA GCCGACCTTTTGCTGACTGACCATCCTCAGGTCAATCACACAAACATGTCTGGAAAGATATCAAAAGACGAACTGGAGGAAATACGGGAAATGTTCGGGAAGATTG ATTTGGACCATGACGGCTACATCAATGATTATGAGCTCCATGAACTTCTCCGAGAGACTGGACATCCGCAGCCAGGTTATAAGGTCCGGGAAATCATCCAGCAACTCGATCGCAATAACGACAACAAGATCAGCTTCAATGAGTACATTGCG ATTGTGAACGAGCTGAAGGGCAGTCAAATCGCAAAAACCTTCCGTAAAGCCATCAACCGAAAAGAAGGCATCCTTGCCATCGGAGGCACGTCGGAGCTGTCAAGTGAAGGAACACAACACTCCTTCTCTG AGGAGGAACGATTTGCTTTTGCCAAATGGATCAACAGTGCTCTGGAAAATGACCCTGACTGTCAGCATGTCCTGCCCATGGATCTCAACACCGACTCTCTGTTCACATCCGTAGCCGACGGTATCCTCCTCTG CAAAATGATCAACCAATCAGTGCCGGACACCATTGACGAGAGGACCATCAACAAGAAGAAGCTCACACCTTTCACTATACAG GAGAATCTTAACTTGGCGCTGAACTCCGCCTCAGCTATCGGCTGCCACGTTGTCAACATCGGCGCGTTAGACTTGAAGGCGGGGAAACCCCACCTGGTGCTGGGCCTGCTCTGGCAGATCATCAAGATCGGCTTGTTTGCCGACATCGAGCTGAGCAGAAATGAAG CTTTGGCAGCGCTGCTGAGGGAGGGCGAGACACTGGAGGACCTGATGAAGTTGTCTCCCGAAGAACTCTTGCTCCGCTGGGCTAACTTCCATCTGGAGAACGCTGGCCAGCCGAAGATCAAAAACTTCAGTTCTGACATCAAG GACTCCAGGGcctacttccacctcctcaACCAGATTGCTCCAAAGGGGGACAAAGAAGGCCAGCAGGCCATAGACATCAACATGTCGGGCTTCAGC GAGAGAGATGACATGAGGAGGGCAGAAGCTATGCTGACGCAGGCCGACCGGCTCGGCTGTCGACAGTTCGTCACGGCGGCTGACGTAGTCAGCGGCAACCCCAAACTCAATCTGGCCTTTGTGGCTAATCTGTTTAACAAATACCCTGCTCTGACCAAACCCGagaaccaggacatcgactggaacCTTCTGGAAG GTGAAACACGAGAGGAGCGGACATTCCGAAACTGGATGAACTCCCTGGGCGTGAACCCAACTGTCAATCATCTTTACGT AGACCTGCAAGATGCCATTATTATCCTGCAGCTCTACGAGAAGATTAAAGTCGATGTTGATTGGAACAACAAAGTCAACAGGCCTCCATACCCCAAGCTGGGAACCAACATGAAGAAG TTGGAGAACTGTAACTACGCCGTGGAACTTGGCAAATTCGCCAAGTTCTCCCTGGTGGGCATCGGCGGGCAGGACTTGAACGACGGCAACGCCACGCTGACCCTGGCGGTGGTGTGGCAGCTGATGAGAAG GTACACTCTGAACGTACTGGAGGACCTGGGTCATGGAGAGAAGGTCAATGATGAGATCATTGTGAAATGGGTCAACAAAACATTAGCGGAAGCCGGAAAGAGGAGCAAGATTTCAAGCTTTAAG GACAAGGAGATCAGCAGCAGTTTGGCAGTACTGGAGCTGATTGACGCCATCCAGCCCAACAGCATCAACTACGACCTGGTGAAAACGGGACACCTCTCTGAAGATGACAAACAGGAGAATGccaa ATACGCCGTTTCCATGGCGCGAAAGATCGGAGCACGTGTCTACGCCCTCCCCGAGGACCTTGTGGAGGTCAAGCCCAAAATGGTGATGACTGTCTTTGCGTGCCTGATGGGTCGGGGGATGAAGCGAGTCTAG